A single region of the Halobacterium wangiae genome encodes:
- a CDS encoding DUF6653 family protein — protein MPSLPRRLSSFADRYFWRGHANPGSVWTFVAAYPVFVLAVYRRDLRLLGAVLAFVAVNPVVFPEPADDSAWATRVVLGERAWLADGLLSSPLDLLLVVAVAPFHLWTLHAAVRRRPVRAAVGTALALPLMGLFFGRMARLYDER, from the coding sequence CTCGTCGTTCGCCGACCGCTACTTCTGGCGCGGCCACGCGAACCCCGGGAGTGTGTGGACGTTCGTCGCCGCCTACCCAGTGTTCGTGCTCGCCGTCTACCGTCGCGACCTGCGCCTGCTCGGGGCGGTCCTGGCGTTCGTAGCCGTCAACCCAGTGGTGTTCCCGGAGCCGGCGGACGACAGCGCGTGGGCGACCCGCGTGGTCCTCGGGGAGCGCGCGTGGCTGGCCGACGGCCTCCTGTCGTCGCCACTGGACCTCCTGCTCGTGGTCGCCGTCGCTCCGTTCCACCTGTGGACCCTCCACGCGGCGGTGCGACGGCGGCCGGTTCGGGCAGCTGTCGGCACCGCGCTGGCGCTGCCACTGATGGGGCTGTTCTTCGGCCGGATGGCGCGGCTGTACGACGAGCGCTAG
- a CDS encoding cation diffusion facilitator family transporter, with translation MDRTRAVRRVGFVVLVANLALVAAKAAAWWLSGSIAVGSEAVNSLADVAYSLVVLGGLYLTTQPPDFEHPHGHERIEPFVSLVVALGVLAAGVGVIWSATTSLLSGDYGQHAGAAAIVVLVGTAVGKYALYRYCLDVADTHHSPAIRATALDNRNDILTASAALVGVLGSAVGYPVLDPAAALLVAVGILYTGYEIVRDNVNYLVGAAPPDDLREDILERALAHPEVHGAHDVIAHYVGPEVDVSLHIEVEGEMTLHEVHDIETAIVEDVRSIPEVDDVFVHVDPRELGEWKEEQEPA, from the coding sequence ATGGACCGCACGCGCGCCGTCCGCCGGGTCGGGTTCGTCGTCCTGGTGGCGAACCTCGCGCTGGTCGCCGCGAAGGCCGCCGCGTGGTGGCTCTCCGGCAGCATCGCGGTCGGCTCCGAGGCCGTCAACAGCCTCGCGGACGTCGCGTACTCGCTGGTCGTGCTCGGCGGCCTCTACCTCACCACCCAGCCGCCGGACTTCGAACACCCGCACGGCCACGAGCGCATCGAGCCGTTCGTCTCGCTGGTCGTCGCCCTTGGCGTGCTCGCGGCCGGCGTCGGCGTCATCTGGTCGGCCACCACCTCGCTGCTCTCGGGGGACTACGGGCAGCACGCGGGAGCGGCCGCCATCGTCGTGCTCGTCGGGACGGCGGTCGGGAAGTACGCGCTCTACCGCTACTGCCTCGACGTCGCCGACACCCACCACTCGCCGGCTATCCGAGCCACCGCCCTCGACAACCGCAACGACATCCTTACCGCGAGCGCCGCGCTCGTCGGCGTCCTCGGCTCGGCCGTCGGCTACCCCGTCCTCGACCCGGCGGCCGCCCTCCTCGTCGCCGTCGGCATCCTCTACACGGGCTACGAGATCGTTCGCGACAACGTCAACTACCTCGTCGGCGCCGCGCCGCCCGACGACCTCCGCGAGGACATCCTCGAGCGCGCACTCGCCCACCCGGAGGTCCACGGCGCCCACGACGTCATCGCCCACTACGTCGGTCCGGAGGTCGACGTCAGCCTCCACATCGAGGTCGAGGGCGAGATGACCCTCCACGAGGTCCACGACATCGAGACGGCCATCGTCGAGGACGTCCGCTCCATACCCGAGGTCGACGACGTGTTCGTCCACGTGGACCCACGGGAACTCGGCGAGTGGAAAGAAGAGCAGGAACCGGCGTAA
- a CDS encoding HIT family protein, which produces MEQVFAPWRIEWVEREEKNEGVDCVFCEFPASEDDREHLVVARSEHAFVMLNNYPYNPGHCMVVPREHTGDYTDLSPDVLLDHARLKQATLDALDAAFDPDGYNAGLNLGGSAAGGSIGDHLHTHVVPRWSGDTNFMPVVGDTKVIVEALDDTYDRLHEAFGEHATAVESDAGAPRLAFD; this is translated from the coding sequence ATGGAGCAGGTGTTCGCCCCGTGGCGCATCGAGTGGGTGGAGCGCGAGGAGAAGAACGAGGGCGTGGACTGCGTGTTCTGTGAGTTCCCCGCCAGCGAGGACGACCGCGAGCACCTCGTCGTCGCGCGCTCGGAGCACGCGTTCGTGATGCTGAACAACTACCCCTACAACCCGGGCCACTGCATGGTCGTCCCCCGCGAGCACACCGGCGACTACACCGACCTCTCCCCGGACGTCCTCCTCGACCACGCGCGCCTCAAGCAGGCCACGCTCGACGCGCTCGACGCCGCCTTCGACCCGGACGGCTACAACGCTGGCCTCAACCTCGGGGGCAGCGCGGCAGGCGGCAGCATCGGCGACCACCTCCACACGCACGTCGTGCCGCGCTGGAGCGGCGACACGAACTTCATGCCCGTCGTCGGCGACACGAAGGTCATCGTCGAAGCCCTCGACGACACCTACGACCGTCTCCACGAGGCGTTCGGCGAGCACGCCACCGCCGTCGAGAGCGACGCGGGCGCTCCGCGACTCGCGTTCGACTGA
- the map gene encoding type II methionyl aminopeptidase, whose protein sequence is MADSVEVGSEAYEQYVEAGEILTDVLDAAADRIEVGVTQLEVAEFAEERIRELGGEPAFPVNISVDEEASHAAPGADDETEFGEEMVCLDVGVHVDGHIADAATTVDLSGNPDLVEAAESALDAAVDAVEPGVHTGEIGAEIEAAIEGYGYNPVVNLTGHGMDVYDAHTGPSVPNRAVDSGVELQVGDVLAIEPFATTGSGKVSEGTDTEIYEVVGEGSVRDRRARQLLEDLEQFDGLPFAARWLDSPRAEMSLRRLEMADIVRSYPVLKEAEGTLVSQDEHTVIVTEDGCEITTN, encoded by the coding sequence ATGGCAGACAGCGTCGAAGTCGGCTCCGAGGCGTACGAGCAGTACGTCGAGGCCGGCGAGATTCTCACCGACGTACTGGACGCGGCGGCCGACCGCATCGAGGTCGGCGTCACGCAACTCGAGGTCGCGGAGTTCGCCGAGGAGCGCATCCGCGAACTCGGCGGCGAACCCGCCTTCCCCGTGAACATCAGCGTCGACGAGGAGGCGAGCCACGCCGCGCCGGGTGCCGACGACGAGACGGAGTTCGGCGAGGAGATGGTGTGTCTCGACGTCGGCGTCCACGTCGACGGCCACATCGCGGACGCCGCGACCACCGTCGACCTCTCCGGGAACCCCGACCTCGTCGAGGCCGCCGAGTCGGCCCTCGATGCGGCGGTCGACGCCGTCGAACCGGGCGTCCACACGGGCGAGATCGGCGCCGAAATCGAGGCCGCCATCGAGGGGTACGGCTACAATCCGGTCGTGAACCTGACGGGCCACGGGATGGACGTCTACGACGCGCACACCGGGCCGAGCGTGCCGAACCGCGCGGTCGACAGCGGCGTCGAACTACAGGTCGGCGACGTGCTCGCCATCGAGCCGTTCGCCACCACCGGCAGCGGGAAGGTCTCCGAGGGGACGGACACGGAGATCTACGAGGTCGTCGGCGAGGGGTCGGTCCGCGACCGGCGCGCCCGCCAGTTGCTCGAGGACCTCGAGCAGTTCGACGGCCTGCCGTTCGCAGCGCGCTGGCTGGACTCCCCGCGCGCGGAGATGAGCCTCCGGCGACTAGAGATGGCCGACATCGTGCGCTCGTACCCCGTGCTGAAGGAGGCCGAGGGGACGCTTGTGAGCCAGGACGAGCACACAGTCATCGTCACCGAGGACGGCTGCGAGATCACGACGAACTGA
- a CDS encoding NUDIX domain-containing protein: MPERPIYDGFSKTSLLDPEQLRERTDVLFREETEVVNDVAAFNGHETWAGAVAVGVLNDDGDLLLVNAPQGWSLPVSPVRAGDDWAAVARRWVAQKAGLAVDIERPERVSRTSYRLAGSATRQTTGYDVVFRAAPLDDETPMDYLNARRESEDGDEWADDWFDSVPEGVADDEFRADVESFLGE; encoded by the coding sequence ATGCCCGAGCGCCCCATCTACGACGGTTTCTCGAAGACGTCGCTGCTCGACCCCGAGCAGTTACGCGAGCGGACGGACGTGCTGTTCCGGGAGGAGACGGAAGTCGTGAACGACGTCGCCGCGTTCAACGGCCACGAGACGTGGGCGGGTGCCGTCGCCGTGGGCGTGCTGAACGACGACGGTGACCTCCTGCTGGTGAACGCACCGCAGGGCTGGTCGCTCCCCGTGAGTCCAGTGCGCGCGGGCGACGACTGGGCGGCGGTCGCGCGGCGCTGGGTCGCCCAGAAGGCAGGGCTCGCCGTCGACATCGAGCGTCCCGAGCGCGTCAGCCGCACCAGCTACCGGCTCGCGGGGTCCGCGACCAGGCAGACGACGGGCTACGACGTGGTGTTCCGGGCGGCGCCGCTGGACGACGAGACGCCGATGGACTACCTGAACGCGAGACGCGAGTCGGAAGACGGCGACGAGTGGGCGGACGACTGGTTCGACTCGGTCCCGGAGGGCGTCGCGGACGACGAGTTCCGCGCGGACGTCGAGTCGTTCCTGGGCGAGTGA
- a CDS encoding isoaspartyl peptidase/L-asparaginase, which yields MKVIVHGGAGSDPEEPAPRQATLNDAANAGASEDDVVDAVESAVRVLEADVRFNAGTGGAVQSDGVIRTDAGLMTSDRRAGAAASMPGVEAAVSVARAVLEETPHVLLNGVHAVDFAADVGVEVERDLWSEDTRERWDALDDHPEGTPTEHLAWIRDKFGQTDPGGRDDKDHDTVGAVAYDGEQFAAATSTGGRWLALAGRVGDVPQIGSGFYAAPAGAASATGAGEDIAKTTLTRRAVRHLESGLDAQRAAERAIEEFGEITGSSAGVIVLDSEGNAGEAFNSSAMQTAIARTE from the coding sequence GTGAAAGTCATCGTCCACGGCGGGGCTGGCAGCGACCCAGAGGAGCCGGCGCCGCGACAGGCGACGCTGAATGATGCGGCTAACGCCGGTGCGAGCGAGGACGACGTGGTGGACGCCGTCGAATCGGCCGTCCGCGTGCTCGAGGCAGACGTCCGGTTCAACGCTGGTACGGGCGGCGCAGTGCAGTCCGACGGCGTGATCCGGACCGATGCGGGGCTGATGACCAGCGACCGACGTGCTGGTGCAGCGGCGTCGATGCCAGGTGTCGAGGCCGCGGTCTCGGTGGCGCGCGCGGTGCTGGAGGAGACGCCGCACGTCCTCCTGAACGGCGTCCACGCGGTCGACTTCGCGGCGGACGTCGGGGTCGAGGTGGAACGGGACCTCTGGAGCGAGGACACCCGCGAGCGCTGGGACGCCCTCGACGACCACCCCGAGGGGACACCGACCGAGCACCTCGCGTGGATACGGGACAAGTTCGGACAGACGGATCCAGGCGGGAGAGACGACAAGGACCACGACACCGTCGGCGCGGTGGCCTACGACGGGGAGCAGTTTGCCGCGGCCACCTCGACGGGCGGCCGCTGGCTCGCACTCGCGGGTCGCGTCGGCGACGTCCCGCAGATCGGCTCCGGGTTCTACGCCGCCCCGGCGGGCGCCGCGTCCGCGACGGGCGCCGGCGAGGACATCGCGAAGACGACGCTCACGCGACGCGCCGTCCGCCACCTCGAATCCGGGCTGGACGCCCAGCGGGCCGCCGAGCGCGCCATCGAGGAGTTCGGCGAGATCACGGGTTCCTCGGCGGGCGTCATCGTCCTCGACAGCGAGGGGAACGCGGGGGAGGCGTTCAACTCGTCGGCGATGCAGACCGCGATAGCCCGAACGGAGTGA
- a CDS encoding tubulin/FtsZ family protein: MKLAVIGFGNAGSKIADRIVEYEADTGRSLCRFTAVINTASIDLKKIDYIPKDHRVLIGQTDERSKGHGAGADPELGAELTRQDKPELARFLDGVPLHDIDAFLVIGGLGGGTGSGGGPVLAEILRERYDEPVYGLGVLPSRDEGGRASLNAARSVQSYADQTDGLMVFDNNAWKEGSDTVEGGYERTNYEIAKRVVTLLAAGEYDGSTVSENAMDSSDINRTLAVGGVSTIAYAEAELDDATRRQQGLLSRVRSGGSSEDGNANSATKVHSLVRRAVQSRLTCPADVASAERALIVVSGPPSELSQKGLVRARQWLEAEIDSVEVLAGDDPRKSADSLSATVLLSNVTEVPRIDRLQEQAVDAQSNIEEQASGRDEQITNLVTDADDKLDPI, from the coding sequence ATGAAGCTGGCAGTAATCGGGTTCGGGAACGCAGGGAGCAAGATTGCGGATCGAATCGTCGAGTACGAGGCCGACACGGGGCGGTCTCTCTGCCGGTTCACTGCCGTAATCAACACGGCGAGCATCGACCTGAAGAAGATCGACTACATCCCGAAGGACCACCGCGTACTCATCGGCCAGACCGACGAGCGCTCGAAGGGCCACGGTGCGGGCGCCGACCCCGAGCTGGGCGCGGAGCTCACGCGACAGGACAAACCGGAGCTCGCGCGGTTCCTCGACGGCGTCCCGCTACACGACATCGACGCGTTCCTCGTCATCGGCGGCCTCGGGGGCGGCACCGGGAGCGGGGGCGGCCCGGTGCTCGCAGAAATCCTTCGCGAGCGCTACGACGAGCCGGTGTACGGCCTCGGTGTCCTCCCGAGCCGCGACGAGGGCGGCCGAGCGTCGCTGAACGCCGCGCGCTCCGTCCAGTCGTACGCCGACCAGACTGACGGCCTGATGGTCTTCGACAACAACGCCTGGAAGGAGGGCAGCGACACGGTCGAGGGCGGCTACGAGCGCACGAACTACGAGATCGCCAAGCGCGTGGTGACGCTGCTCGCCGCCGGGGAGTACGACGGCTCGACGGTGTCGGAGAACGCGATGGACTCCAGCGACATCAACCGGACGCTGGCCGTCGGCGGCGTGAGCACCATCGCCTACGCGGAGGCGGAACTCGACGACGCGACGCGGCGCCAACAGGGGCTGTTGAGCCGGGTTCGGTCGGGCGGGTCGAGCGAGGACGGCAACGCCAACTCCGCGACGAAGGTCCACAGCCTCGTCCGGCGGGCGGTCCAGTCGCGGCTCACCTGCCCGGCGGACGTGGCGTCCGCGGAACGGGCGCTCATCGTCGTCTCCGGCCCGCCGAGCGAACTCTCCCAGAAGGGGCTGGTCCGCGCGAGACAGTGGCTCGAGGCCGAGATAGACAGCGTCGAGGTACTCGCGGGCGACGACCCGCGGAAGTCCGCCGACTCCCTCTCGGCGACCGTGCTGCTCTCGAACGTGACCGAGGTCCCCCGCATCGACCGCCTCCAGGAGCAGGCCGTCGACGCCCAGTCCAACATCGAGGAGCAGGCCAGCGGGCGCGACGAGCAGATCACGAACCTCGTGACTGACGCCGACGACAAGCTCGACCCGATATGA
- the icd gene encoding isocitrate dehydrogenase (NADP(+)): protein MSYDKISVPENGEQITYDEEADELNVPDDPIIPIIHGDGIGKDVGPAAQKVLEAAANATGRNIEWMRVYAGESAREKYDENLPDDTVEAIKEFNVAIKGPLTTPVGAGFRSLNVALRKTLDLYANVRPTYHLDGVPSPVKNPSAMDMVTFRENTEDVYAGIEWEAGTDEVQQVKEFVEEEMGYDSTIHDGPVGIGVKPITEFGSKRLVREAIDYAIENDRDSVTLVHKGNIMKFTEGAFRDWGYEVAEEEYSEDVITEDTLWDEYDGEAPEGKLVVKDRIADNMLQQQLTRTSDYDVIATMNLNGDYMSDAAGAQIGGLGIAPGANFGESRCLAEPVHGSAPKHAGKDKANPTAMILSGRLMLEYMGWKDAGKLVRDAVEETISSGQVTYDLERQIEGGTKLSTSEYAEAVVERIEELA from the coding sequence ATGAGCTACGACAAGATCTCTGTCCCCGAGAACGGAGAGCAGATCACGTACGACGAGGAGGCGGACGAACTCAACGTCCCGGACGACCCTATCATCCCCATCATCCACGGGGACGGCATCGGGAAGGACGTCGGCCCGGCCGCCCAGAAGGTGCTCGAAGCGGCGGCGAACGCGACGGGACGCAACATCGAGTGGATGCGCGTCTATGCTGGCGAGTCCGCTCGCGAGAAGTACGACGAGAACCTCCCCGACGACACGGTCGAGGCCATCAAGGAGTTCAACGTCGCCATCAAGGGCCCGCTCACGACGCCCGTCGGCGCCGGCTTCCGCAGTCTGAACGTCGCGCTCCGCAAGACGCTCGACCTCTACGCGAACGTGCGACCGACCTACCACCTCGACGGCGTCCCCTCGCCCGTCAAGAACCCGTCGGCGATGGACATGGTGACGTTCCGGGAGAACACCGAGGACGTCTACGCCGGCATCGAGTGGGAGGCCGGCACCGACGAGGTCCAGCAGGTCAAGGAGTTCGTCGAGGAGGAGATGGGGTACGATTCCACCATCCACGACGGCCCGGTCGGCATCGGCGTCAAGCCCATCACCGAGTTCGGATCGAAACGCCTCGTCCGTGAGGCCATCGACTACGCCATCGAGAACGACCGCGACTCCGTCACCCTGGTCCACAAGGGGAACATCATGAAGTTCACCGAGGGCGCGTTCCGCGACTGGGGCTACGAGGTCGCCGAGGAGGAGTACAGCGAGGACGTCATCACCGAGGACACCCTCTGGGACGAGTACGACGGCGAAGCGCCCGAGGGCAAGCTAGTCGTCAAGGACCGGATCGCCGACAACATGCTCCAGCAGCAGCTCACCCGGACGTCGGACTACGACGTCATCGCCACGATGAACCTCAACGGTGACTACATGTCCGACGCCGCGGGCGCCCAGATCGGCGGCCTCGGCATCGCTCCCGGCGCCAACTTCGGCGAGTCCCGCTGTCTCGCGGAACCGGTCCACGGCTCGGCCCCCAAGCACGCCGGCAAGGACAAGGCCAACCCGACCGCGATGATCCTCTCGGGCCGGCTGATGCTCGAGTACATGGGCTGGAAGGACGCAGGCAAACTCGTCCGCGACGCCGTCGAGGAGACCATCTCCAGCGGCCAGGTCACCTACGACCTCGAGCGCCAGATCGAGGGCGGCACGAAGCTCTCCACCTCGGAGTACGCGGAAGCCGTCGTCGAGCGCATCGAGGAACTCGCGTAA
- a CDS encoding translation initiation factor has product MSDDDPFEGLDVPGEDDLARADQVLTVRVESRRYDKPMTVVEGFDPDVTDTDEVATMLKKQLGAGGTAKETSVEVQGDHAERARDILESEGFQVD; this is encoded by the coding sequence ATGTCAGACGACGACCCGTTCGAGGGGCTGGACGTACCGGGCGAGGACGACCTGGCGCGCGCCGACCAGGTGTTGACCGTCCGCGTCGAGTCCCGCAGGTACGACAAGCCGATGACCGTCGTCGAGGGGTTCGACCCCGACGTAACCGACACCGACGAGGTGGCGACGATGTTGAAGAAGCAACTCGGGGCCGGCGGCACGGCCAAGGAGACGAGCGTGGAGGTGCAGGGCGACCACGCGGAGCGAGCACGGGACATCCTCGAGAGCGAGGGATTCCAGGTCGACTGA
- a CDS encoding lipoyl domain-containing protein: MTDVDSADVWPADAMDVEEAVVSNWFVRDGATVEAGDTIAEIQIEKVSVDVPAPDAGTVEVLVEEHGEFRRGDSIARIT, from the coding sequence ATGACCGACGTCGACTCCGCGGACGTCTGGCCGGCGGACGCGATGGACGTCGAGGAGGCGGTCGTCTCCAACTGGTTCGTGCGCGACGGCGCGACCGTCGAGGCGGGCGACACCATAGCCGAAATCCAGATCGAGAAAGTGAGCGTCGACGTGCCCGCGCCCGACGCTGGCACGGTCGAGGTGCTCGTCGAGGAGCACGGCGAGTTCCGCCGCGGCGACTCCATCGCTCGCATCACCTGA
- a CDS encoding alpha-ketoacid dehydrogenase subunit beta: protein MSQQTAERELTMSRAMVDAIAHEMRENDEVFYMGEDVADYGGIFDSTQGLLDEFGRDRVMDVPISETAYLGAATGAAMEGMRPIAELMFTDFLGVCFDQIYNAMAKHTYMSGGQVSVPMVLTTAVGGTYNDAAQHSQTLYGTFAHLPGMKVVVPSTARDAKGLMHAAIRDDDPVVYMFHKRLMGLGWMPAPEGPKTAVPEEDYEASIGEADVKREGSDVSIVTLGLHVHRALDAAEDLADDGVDAEVVDLRSLVPLDRETVLDSVRKTGRLVVVDEDYHSFGVSGEISALATEHAFDELAAPPERVASPDVPVPYARPLEEEFNPSAGDISEAVRRVTE from the coding sequence ATGAGCCAGCAGACCGCCGAGCGCGAACTCACGATGAGTCGCGCGATGGTCGACGCCATCGCGCACGAGATGCGGGAGAACGACGAGGTGTTCTACATGGGCGAGGACGTCGCCGACTACGGCGGCATCTTCGACTCGACCCAGGGGCTCCTCGACGAGTTCGGGCGCGACCGCGTGATGGACGTCCCCATCAGCGAGACGGCGTACCTCGGCGCCGCCACCGGCGCCGCGATGGAGGGGATGCGCCCCATCGCGGAGCTGATGTTCACCGACTTCCTCGGTGTCTGCTTCGACCAGATCTACAACGCGATGGCCAAGCACACGTACATGAGCGGCGGGCAGGTGTCGGTGCCGATGGTGCTGACGACAGCGGTCGGCGGCACGTACAACGACGCCGCCCAGCACTCCCAGACACTCTACGGCACCTTCGCCCACCTCCCGGGGATGAAGGTCGTCGTCCCGTCGACCGCCCGCGACGCGAAGGGGCTGATGCACGCCGCGATCCGCGACGACGACCCCGTCGTCTACATGTTCCACAAGCGCCTGATGGGGCTAGGCTGGATGCCCGCACCGGAGGGGCCGAAGACCGCCGTCCCCGAGGAGGACTACGAGGCCTCCATCGGGGAGGCCGACGTCAAACGCGAGGGGAGTGACGTCTCCATCGTCACGCTCGGTCTCCACGTCCACCGCGCACTCGACGCCGCCGAGGACCTCGCGGACGACGGCGTCGACGCGGAGGTCGTGGACCTCCGGTCGCTCGTCCCCCTCGACCGCGAGACGGTCCTCGACTCGGTGCGGAAGACGGGGCGCCTCGTCGTCGTCGACGAGGACTACCACTCCTTCGGCGTCTCCGGGGAGATTTCGGCGCTCGCCACCGAGCACGCGTTCGACGAGCTGGCAGCGCCCCCGGAGCGGGTCGCCAGCCCCGACGTGCCGGTGCCGTACGCTCGCCCACTCGAAGAGGAGTTCAACCCGTCTGCCGGGGATATCTCCGAGGCCGTCCGCCGCGTCACGGAATGA
- a CDS encoding thiamine pyrophosphate-dependent dehydrogenase E1 component subunit alpha, with protein MLTADTIRGLYEDVVTARYYEERLQEEYLEGKQPAFDISAGPIPGELHLSAGQEAASAGVCAHLRDEDTVTAPHRPHHVAIAKGVDLERMTAEIFGRETGLSSGKGGHMHLYDPDVNFACSGIIAQGCPPAAGAALAAKKRNTDDVAVAFLGEGAVDQGGFLESLNFAAVHDLPVVFVVEDNDWAISMPQERITDVDDIADRANGFDLPGRSVEFDDVCAVYEAAEEAVGRARNGNGPTLLSVQVHRRMGHFMGDPESYRPDADVERAKELDCIPHLEADLAAAGVDDDELADIRERAEQRVDDAIEWAKDQPEPDPETTYEDVFTNPPEHGTAIGGGPE; from the coding sequence ATGTTAACAGCAGACACGATCCGGGGCCTCTACGAGGACGTGGTCACCGCGCGATACTACGAGGAGCGCCTCCAGGAGGAGTACCTCGAGGGGAAACAGCCGGCGTTCGACATCTCCGCCGGCCCCATCCCCGGCGAACTCCATCTCTCGGCCGGCCAGGAGGCGGCCAGCGCCGGCGTCTGCGCGCACCTCCGCGACGAGGACACCGTCACCGCGCCCCACCGCCCGCACCACGTCGCCATCGCCAAGGGCGTCGACCTGGAGCGCATGACCGCCGAGATCTTCGGGCGGGAAACCGGCCTCTCCTCCGGGAAGGGCGGGCACATGCACCTCTACGACCCGGACGTCAACTTCGCCTGCTCGGGCATCATCGCGCAGGGCTGCCCGCCCGCCGCCGGCGCCGCGCTCGCAGCGAAGAAGCGCAACACGGACGACGTCGCCGTCGCCTTCCTCGGTGAGGGCGCCGTCGACCAGGGTGGGTTCCTCGAGTCCCTGAACTTCGCGGCGGTCCACGACCTCCCCGTCGTCTTCGTCGTGGAGGACAACGACTGGGCCATCTCGATGCCCCAGGAACGCATCACGGACGTCGACGACATCGCCGACCGCGCAAACGGGTTCGACCTGCCCGGCCGCAGCGTCGAGTTCGACGACGTCTGCGCGGTCTACGAGGCGGCCGAGGAGGCCGTCGGGCGCGCCCGCAACGGCAACGGCCCGACGCTGCTCTCGGTCCAGGTCCACCGCCGCATGGGCCACTTCATGGGCGACCCCGAGTCCTACCGGCCGGACGCGGACGTCGAACGGGCGAAGGAACTCGACTGTATCCCGCACCTGGAGGCCGACCTCGCGGCGGCGGGCGTCGACGACGACGAACTCGCGGACATCCGGGAGCGAGCCGAACAGCGCGTCGACGACGCGATCGAGTGGGCGAAAGACCAGCCCGAACCGGACCCCGAGACGACCTACGAGGACGTGTTCACGAACCCACCCGAACACGGCACCGCGATCGGGGGTGGTCCCGAATGA
- a CDS encoding CBS domain-containing protein, with translation MDIADIYTTEYVAVSPDTPASKLVGRFEEADEKAVLVVDGADVEGVVTERQFLQSSVPPQTKARSLVWHVPAVSPSTNVRDVARHLVGAQTTLLPVVDEGDLVGVVTSDGVLAAVADNLDVLTVADVQTDDPLTVPPTATVGSALNQLRERRISHLPVVDDGDVVGVVSVADLVGVTGRAVSKSSGGDTGFREGQSHGGFGAREGDRDVLLDVPVRTVMTERPMSTAPTTPLGEAVETMLGAGISSLVVAAGERPTGIVTKTDALESLTWTDESPPEVQIHHKDLMDDLTMTTVRETIGGIVSKYDAMRLLEANVYFHEHEERLRGTPLLLARIRLFTDKGHFVGTGEGYGASHAFRLAANVVEREILEGKTRGRSKKGRDQEERAAHKLYGWWLAGPDERR, from the coding sequence ATGGATATCGCCGACATCTACACCACGGAGTACGTCGCAGTGTCGCCGGATACCCCCGCGTCGAAACTCGTCGGTCGGTTCGAGGAGGCCGACGAGAAGGCCGTCCTGGTCGTCGACGGGGCCGACGTCGAGGGCGTCGTCACGGAGCGCCAGTTCCTCCAGTCCAGCGTGCCGCCGCAGACGAAGGCGCGGTCGCTCGTCTGGCACGTCCCCGCGGTGTCGCCGTCGACGAACGTCCGGGACGTGGCGCGCCACCTGGTGGGGGCACAGACGACGCTGCTGCCGGTCGTCGACGAGGGCGACCTGGTCGGCGTGGTCACTAGCGACGGCGTGCTGGCCGCCGTCGCGGACAACCTCGACGTGCTCACCGTCGCGGACGTCCAGACCGACGACCCTCTGACGGTGCCGCCGACCGCCACCGTCGGGAGTGCACTGAACCAGCTGCGGGAGCGCCGCATCTCCCACCTCCCCGTGGTCGACGACGGCGACGTGGTCGGCGTCGTGAGCGTGGCGGACCTCGTCGGCGTCACGGGACGGGCGGTGTCGAAGTCCAGCGGCGGGGACACGGGGTTCCGTGAGGGGCAGAGCCACGGCGGGTTCGGAGCCCGCGAGGGCGACCGCGACGTCCTCCTCGACGTCCCCGTACGAACCGTCATGACCGAGCGCCCGATGTCGACGGCGCCGACCACCCCGCTCGGGGAGGCGGTCGAGACGATGCTCGGCGCGGGCATCTCCTCGCTCGTGGTCGCGGCGGGCGAACGGCCCACCGGCATCGTCACGAAGACGGACGCCCTGGAGTCCCTGACGTGGACCGACGAGTCCCCGCCGGAGGTCCAGATCCACCACAAGGACCTGATGGACGACCTCACGATGACGACGGTGCGGGAGACCATCGGCGGCATCGTCTCGAAGTACGACGCGATGCGACTCCTCGAGGCGAACGTCTACTTCCACGAGCACGAGGAGCGCCTCCGCGGGACGCCGCTACTGCTCGCGCGCATCCGGCTGTTCACCGACAAGGGCCACTTCGTCGGCACAGGGGAGGGGTATGGCGCGTCCCACGCGTTCCGACTGGCGGCGAACGTCGTCGAACGCGAGATCCTCGAGGGGAAGACCCGGGGGCGCTCGAAGAAGGGGCGTGATCAGGAGGAGCGTGCCGCCCACAAGCTATACGGCTGGTGGCTCGCTGGACCCGACGAACGGCGGTGA